Sequence from the Candoia aspera isolate rCanAsp1 chromosome 7, rCanAsp1.hap2, whole genome shotgun sequence genome:
CCTCAATGCTTTAGCTATCAACATGACGCATTTTACGTTATTTAAGCAGATAACTTTTATCTCCAAAAATATTCTAAAAGACTCTCAAGCATTTTATAAGTGTTTTTTAATTCAGGGTATCTCACAAGAAAGCATGTATgaaccttaagttatttatatacAAGTTCATGAGTATCTTGATTTACTGAAAGTTTATGCTAACTGAAAACATGATGCAGAATCTGTTAATTTCATAGGGATCTAaacaatttttttgtaattttactaTAGTAGCTCCCATCAATTACTAGTTGTAAAAGAATAAATTTCAGAAGCATACTCAAGTGTACAAAAATTCTCCCAACTGTTATTGCTTATTGACTTATCTTAACTCATCTTTTATTAGTTCTGTAAGTTTTGAGAAGAGCTAAAAATACATAATACTGACAACAAATGCCAGCAAATTTCTCACCAGCCCCGACATCTTCCCATATGAAGTAACCTTTTTTAAAAGGTGCTATTTAATGTTCTTGTGGAATTAATTCTatttaaaaatgaagttcctGCCCATATGAAAGAGTGTTTCAAGTGTTACCCTAGCAATGCTCTACAACTTAACTCTTGCAAAACCACCTCTCTCTAATTCAGGATAGCAATGGATTAAGATCAGCGATACAGTGAATGTGCATTGGGGCTGATCAGTTACTGTACATGACTGTACTTTGAATGACTTATTTTCCTCCACCAATCGCTGAGCATTATTATATGTGGTGTAAAAGTATCAAACTCAACTGGATTTAGGATATATTAATTTCTCAATGCCCATTAGGAAACTGCTGCTTTGATAAGGGAAGTCTGATACTTTTTGCTCTGATGACAGACCATCTTTGTAAGATCTTCAATTTTTTCTCAGACTCAAATCACTGTTTGTTACTAGTGCTGACAGAGATGTACTTTCTGATGCATCTTCTTTGAGATTCAGGAACGATTCTCTGGTTATCTGCAATATTTCTCTCAGTCCTTTGTTTTCCTGCTGTAAGCAACAAAACAGTGCTTTTAAAGTGGCATggcaaagaataaaacaaaatgttttaaaggaaagTTGTTTCAAACATCTAAAAAGAAACCTATAAATCAGAGAAGATGACATCTTGTTTTACTACTCTCTCCAGAGACTTCCTACCCTTACCCATCACTACAGAGATGGAGATGCCGGTCTTTCAATATACTATAGCCAAAGGCATCGTTCAACAGAAAGGAGTCCAATACACAACACAgctaaaaatgtttcagccactCAGGCAAATTGATGGTGACAACTTAAACCAGTCCTGTAAATAACCAGTTGTCAGTTCAAGATTACTTCTCAGATCTAaaagttgtaaaaaataaaacatttgagcACGTACAGAATTTTAGTCACCCCCTGCCCTGGCTTACATTTGAATGGCATTTTAGTATAAGCAGTTAACACTGCAACACTTCCAAGAAATACAAGAGATGCTACTGCTGTTCCACCATTGCTGAAAGACAGTGGCACAGATCATTGCACAAAAATGAGTTAAATACATTGTTTGGTGTTTTTCCGGTCACTGAGACGTTTCAAAAATAATGGGAAACCACCCTTTGTTGCTGTGTTTGGGTGATCTACTCCCAACTCAATTTCAGGAACAGCTGTTACAAGGAACCATGCAACAGTTACTTCTACATTTAAAACTAAAAGTCCCTTTACATCTGAGCTCAGGTAACTGAGTTCATTGGATTTGAAGATGGAATTTGATTCCAACACATTCTAACAAATtgatagttgttttttttaaaagaggctgCCAAGGTATGTTTAGGATGTAATAGGGAACTAGGGCTGATTTTCAAACGAAAGCTTCAGTTCTCCTTGTAACTGGGTGAAGACATGCTCAATCTATTTCCCAGAATGTTAATATTAGCAGGACTCAACCACCTTATGTATTGGCTAATACAGCTATCAAAGGCATAGAAAGGCATATAAAGATGGGTAGGACTTTTTGACACATTGCTATCACTTTTAAAGGTTTAAGTAAGTTGCATTTTTGATGCCACATGTTTAATCTCAGTAGTATTCCACAACAGATACTTGTCATCTGTTTCCATTCTAATTTCCGATTTCCATCAACAAGCCAACGGCAGGATCAATTATGAGTAAAAATGTTTTGTTaatcaaagtgtgtgtgtgtataatatcaCACCTGAAATCAAATATAAATACCCTAAATGCCAAATGTGCACAATTCAGCATAAACCTTCTTGGCCAGGTAAAGCATGGCTAGTACGAGAGATGCATACATTTCAATCAGTTATGGTTAAAAATCAAGCATAATTAAATTATAATGAACTGGACAACATCGTTTCCAGTTGTTCGTTTCCAGGTTGGGTTCACAGATCTGGTGCTCTGGACTTTTTAGTGTCTGAAATGTGGATCTCTGGAAACATTCTTGGGAGACTTCTGTGTGGCTGTTGTGGCCTTGGCTGCCTTTGATACAGAAGCCTTCATGACAATGTGAATATGCTGGGCAACCTCACGGCCAAGGTACTTAATCTTTCAGCTGACTGGGTCTTATGGTTTCCTAAATTGCTCCATCAAATTCTTAAACCTAGTTGGGGACActggaaatatatataaaaaaattatggACTAATTACCAGTTATATTGGCAAAACACCATGTGGTAAATAGAACTGAATATATTATCAGATAATCAGTTGCCAATCAACTATTAACTATGAAAGAAGAGTTGTGCATTTGCAATAGAGAAATATAGCAAAAATGCTTATACTGTCTataggtaggccaggtcaggaaacagacaatgCAAGGATTATATAGGCATACTTTATCATTGAAGGGTGTAACAACACAATCTTGAACGCCTAACAGTTTCAAGGTGACATCGTTCTGAGTTTTTTCCTCAATGCTTTTCCCCATCCCAGGACTAAGCTCTTGTTTCTCTTTCCTTAATGGTACCTGCATTCTTTCATCAAGGTTATCTCCACATTCTTCCACAATCCCATGCCTTGGGATGGTGTTGACATCCCACACCTTGAAGAGCACCCAAATGCCAGCGTACTGATGCAACCAAATTGAGTGTCTTTCATTAGAGGAGTTACTCATTAGAAGCCATGGGGGTACAAAGATTTTCTCAGGAAGATTTCAGTTTTTGAAGCATATGGAAAAATACTAGCATTAAGGCTCTGAAGAAGACATACTTTTACTTGATATGAAAGTCTGCCCTCTCTTGTTCTCACCATAAGGGATGGTGAAAACAAGAGCTTTGTGAACTAGATGAGGCAGCAACACTCTGGTGGAAAAGTGTTAGGAGATACACAAGCACAATAGTTGTCCTCCTTCAGTTCCTCTGGAATTCAGACCTAGTCTGGACAGCTGCACTTTGAGCGGGATGCATAGGTGTGCGACTGTGTAAACGATACTTTTAGTTCAGAAACTGAACAGAAGTTATGAAGAAGAGTGTTTATTCTGCCCACTGAGCAAAAAATTTTGAGAGTCTCAATTCAAAACAGTATGCGtacatctattttttaaaacaaatgtttaattATAGTAGAAAGCTACTGTCCAATACACAATGAAAGGTCAGCTGTATTTATGATTGATTTGTAAAACAACACTTCTGTATTATCCAGCACGATTTATCTTCAGCTAGGTAATGGCATTTAAAATAGGTTCAGCTTTTAGCCTTACATATTAACAATTAGTACTTTAACATtcttatcttattttttaattctttgaatttaccactttaaaaataatgtattcattTTCCTATAGAGTTTAAAACCTACCTCAAGCTGAAAAATACGTTCTTGTTCTTTGCAACCTTGCTGCTCATCAATTTCAATGGCTTTTCGCATTACTGCTGCCATTTCTGTGATTTGGTCCACATGCACTTGTAGTTCCTAAATTAAGAGTAAAGTAACATTAACAAGCAATAATACTttagttttaaatatttcctgAGTGTCAAATGTATAATCAACCAATAAGCAAAAACTACGTAGTTTCATTTTTGGTGATTTAAGTCTCAGATTTTCTCCACAATAAGAAGAGCTTCTTAATAGTTTTCAAGTCACTACATTATTTCTTGCAATTCTAATATTAGTTTTTGTCACAGACCAAAATTCTCTATAAAATATCCAGCTACAAAACATAATAAAGCtaaaatattaagaaagaaaatgtatagcTAATTGCTTTcttatagcagtgtttcccaatctggcCAATTTtgagatatgtggatttcaattcccagaattcttagcaatggccatgctgttttgttgttgtgagccacccagaggtgagatggatggctatacaaATCAACCAACCATTTTGTTACCTTTTTTGAGATTTCTAAGTGTGTATTGGCTAATAGAAAAACCACATCCACTTCtatatctctcagcccaacttgcctcacagggtggtggttgtggggaaaagaggaggaggtgtATTTGGTATGtgcgctgccttgagttatttaaaaaaaataacaaaggcaggatggaaaataaataaataaaataatagagtaATCTACCAGGAGGGATGATATTATATCAGAGTGCCATGTATGGTACAATGGACAGCTCCACAAAGCATATGATATTGATTCAACTACATCCTCAGCAAAGGGCCAGATCTGATTTTGGAAGGCAATTATTTCTTGcggttacattttttaaaatttcagtattaACTATTTCAATATAAACTATTAACTAACAATATTTATATGCATTATCTACCCCCCAAAATATGTAAATGTATCTTTCTGACCTCCATAATGGACGAGTTTCATAACATGCTTATATACAATGCTTTGATGTCATCCATAATATGCATATTCACCTAGCGGAAGGAACTGTTTTCTGGTTTGGGGTAATTAATTCAATCCAcaaaaaagattggaaaaaaCTTTCAAAGCAAACATTCAAAAAGCATTTGGAAATTTTGGATAACTTGAGTAAGTAACTTCAGACTTATAGTAACATCTTGGAATATCAGCATTCTCTGAGTACAaaggttattttaatattttagtaacAGCTAAAGAATTTACTTTTAGATGGAAAAGCTAGGGCACTGCAGAGATTAAGAAGTTggattaaccgcccagagttcctccttgtgggggagatgggcggtgataaagaaataaataaattcagaaactCAGGATGAAGTTCTGACCTCACCATAGAGCTCAATGGGTGATTTTGGTGAAATAGAAAATGGCGTTAGGTTAGACAAGTAAATTATCCCCTTCCCAAATAGATTTTCCCAGGGAAGTAAACTATTAGTTCTGCCATAAAACATTTAGCTGCAAAGGAATATTATTCAGACCCAAGTGGATAATACAATCTGGTGGGAAACAAGAGAGACCAGATAACACACAGGGAACAGTTAACAGACATATTCAGAGTTCcgctgagtgagatgggcagggtataaatttggtaaataaatatatatttttagaccCCTTTGTTCAACTCAAGAAAGCCATTGTATTTGCCCTATTACCTTACCATCCTGACCACAGTAATGCACACATATTATAATCCAATCAATTAAATGCCAATTGATAAAATACACATAGTAGTTTACATAACTCAATATAGAGGAGTTGCATTTCTTCATTTTAGGCTTGTTCCTTTGCCTCTGGTACTGTAATGAACCAATTAGGAACCTTTcaaccctttggaatatccttcccccagaagtaaggttggccccctccctcctggacttcagaaaacaattaaagacctggttttgtcaccatgcctggggcgggagggagaacaGTCAactctggggatggctagttccttagagtggccctgttTGGCTTGCGGGTTATAGAGAATttttagccatcgggttccttccatatttatattttattatctattatatttattctatagttttatatggctttttatctatgttttattgtcaaccgcccagagtcccctctccagggagatgggcagcgatgaatttgataaataaataaatttgtgcttCACTGGAATTGTGTGCTGGTCTCTAGTTCTAAACTGACTCCTAAAAATTCTTCTacctttcagactttttttttttttttgcaggggagaAATCCCTATGTGCACTGCTTTGTAtttccagaagaaaagaaaggaagattatgataaataataatagaagaaCATGAATGTCTTTAGGAAGCAAACTGCTTTCCAAATTGCAATGAGCTTTAATAAATTTAGCTCCTTATGAAAATGTTTTTGCAGAGTATCATAACATTCAGTgccttttccttttgatttttaataagtacaacattatttatttattgggactTACATGCTGCTTCAATTCAGCAGGACTCTGAACAGCAATCAAGAGACTGAACTGTTTTCACCAAACATTTAGTACTAAACTATGCAAGAGATTATTTATTTCACTAAAAGAACTGGAGAGTTTGGGCAGTTAATTGAAGCAATAAATAGGAACTCACTTGGGTTCCTTCATTCGATGTCTTTAGGTCATTGTAATGTCGTCAAATGACATAAACACAATTCTAGAACCTGGGGTAGGGGTGGGAATAAGAGATAGCGaacaaaaaatattatataaattaacACTTAAGTATCTTTTCTCCTATACTACATTCTTCTATgcaaatcttccttctctcattgCCATTTTGCAGGTCaagattttaaaatttgatttaaacTGTGTGTTATTTAGTACCAACTTAAGATAGCAAATAAAATCTGTAGTATCCAAAATAAAGCATAGTACCAGAAGaaatttacaaaaatattaaaggcaCGCTACCTTGGAGTGCTGCTCCTTTAACTTCATTATTATACCTGGATCATCTTTTTTGCTGGCCATGAGCAATCTAAACATCTGCTCTCTATATTTGCTCATTATTAGCTCCAAGGCACACTGATGTTCTTCAAGAGACGTACGGAGTTCTGTCAAAATACACAACAAATTTAACATACACAAGTAATACTATGTAAATACAAAAACTTCTACTTGTTAAGTAgaatcttgtttgtttttaactttctcATAATGGAAAAATTTCTATCTGTGCAGATAATTCAAATGCTGTGAAATGTATCAGCAATCTCCAATCTTTTCCTTTATAtggactactactactactacttcatCATCAAAAGCTCTTACATGTCACCATGTAAGGAAGCAGTTTTAAGTATTTTGCAACATAGCTTATTTCTAATAATTAGAACAGTGTTTGTTCACAATAACATCTGGCAAAAATGCCACTATTTAAATTTATACAATGTTACGTTACAAAAATATTTGTAAAGCAAGTTACACTGAAAATGCTAACGCAACGTAGAGCCGTTCAGTATTCAGATCAAGTCCTAAGTACTCGGGCAAAGACGCTTGCCACTTCTGTAATGCTTCTTGAACACAAAATGAGAATTTTCCTGATCctatggcgctgcgggttaaaccgctgagctgttgatcggaaggtcggcggttcgaaaccgcgcagcggggtgagctcccgttgttaatcccagctcctgcccacctagcagttcgaaaacatgcaaatgtgagtagatcaataggtaccgcttcggcgggaaggtaacggcgttccgagtcgtcatgctggccacatgacccggaagtgtctatgacaacgccggctccaaggcttagaaacggagatgagcaccgccccctagagtcggactcgactggactttacgtcaagggaaacctttacctttaccttttatgcatCTACTGGGTGGGCTCAGGGAAACACCTAGCTGCTTTATGGAGGgtcaacagcaacaataacatttTGCCTGCTTTGGCTCCAAATGCTGCATGCTTCCAATGCCACATCAAGCATGATACATTGAAATGTATACAAAATTACATTATTATACTATCTCTCCCCTCCCAACATACACATATACCATCGGCCCCTAAAGCACCAGAAGTTGGAAACTGTGGcaacagatgcttcagatattttaCTGGCTTATGTACACATTAGAGAAGGGAAGACGACTAATGCATTATTGTAAGCTAATAAGTGTTTGGCTATGCTAATAAAGCACGCTGGATTTTAATGAAAACCTTGGACTATTTTAATGGTAAAAAGGACTCTTCTTAAACTGAATGCTTATTCACCTTTATTTTCTTGTTGCAGTTCTCTGATCTGTCTATTTTCCTGCTGGATACCTAAGACCAGGGAAGAGCGAGGCCTATGTCTTGCTACTTCATTAAGTTCTTGAATTTCTTCCTGGTACTGAAATTAAATAGACATTTTATAAAACAGAGAGAATGGCAAAACATTATTAGATATCTGGTATTAAAAGCAAAGCTGAACTTTGATAtcaaaaaaagacattttgataCGGTATAATTAGTACTATGAACTCATAAAAACTTTGCCTTTATAGTTCtcaaatgtaaatttaaaaactgaacacTTTGAACAATGTAACCATGAAAGACACAGAATATTTAAactttttcatttaaataaaattctaTTTCATTAAAATGGAACTTATTAAAATGTCTGCTGTATGAGGTTGCCTGTGAAAACTGCAAAAGTGCAACATTAACACACTGCAATAAGCCATATTGTCATTTACTTGGTTTTGGCTTATCACATTACATTGTaattaataaaccatgattaggCGAAGCATGGTTTAGCAAAATATGTAAACCTGGTCATTATCTGCATGATGCAGTTGCATTAGCTATTCAGGAATGCAGCAACCCAATCTCTCAAGATTATACAAACAGGTAATACTGCTTGTATATtcccctttgtggggagatgggcggtggcaaaataataataataataataataataaataaaacaaattgtgaATGTTAATTGCATCATTAGTCTATGTATCAAACATTAATTGTATCAGATTTATGATAGTAGATAAATGAACTGAATTAAGTACCTTATTAGTGCAAATGATTATACCCTCCCAAATTGTTATATTtgctataaatattaaaaatgttgcAGCATCTTTACCACCACATAGGTAAATACTGTAATATtgcatgaaaataaaatgcaaaagaaacagTCTACAGTTTTAAAATTTCAAGCTTTGCACTCcccttaaaaaatgaaatggcatTTATTAAGGAGGAACAGAAACCTGTTTCATAGCTTCCACTCGTTTGTTGAGATCTGTAGTTTGTTCAATGAGAGCTTCTGCTGCACTGTCATGCTCTCTTAGTCGCTCCACTAATGCTTTTGCATCAGCTAGGGCCTTCTCAATTGTGCAACTCATTTCTGAAAATTAAGATAAGATAATACCAGCTACAGTTCCACTCTGTCACAGTTTGTCAGAAGCAGCATGAATTGGTTGACATCCTGAACATGCAGACTGAAAATATGTAAGTCCTCTTCCTTTTGAAAATGTCACTGAAGGTTAATTCTATCCTTTACTATTTTACATCAAGTGTCACAAATGCAATACAGAAGCATGATTAAGTgatcccaatagaagagaatatatgtagctcagggttgaattgtggagtccttggcactctctgagcttggtgatttgcttgcagatgttccattacCCGACGAGGTAACATCAGcagggcactgatgatgttacctactcaggtaatgaaatgtttgcatgcaagccaccaagctcagagagcaccaaggactccacaagattAAGTGACTTAAAGTTAAGTATGCATAGGATTGCTTTAATTTATATCACTTGTAAATCACAGCTTAGTAGTGCTACAACCATGTTTCAAATATGGGATGTCTTGTGTTTTGATTACATTATGAACTGTCATCCTGCATATTCTGAAACTTATATCTGAAGACCTCTTAATTTTGAAAcagtactgtatgtgtatgtaagGTACCCTGCTAATCCTGATACATTGAATGAGGCACCTACACTGACAAAGTACACAGCAATAACAATGTAAAGAACCTTTTGCACTCAAGATATTTTGAAGTATAATGCTCATAATCTCCAGCCAGCACAAGAACTGAGGGAAACTTCATTTCAATAAATTCTGATTTCACAAAAGGCATATATATCTTGTACTCATTCTACCTTTGCTAGATGCTGACACTGGAAAAATATGCAAGAAATTCAGGTCACCACTTCCTGTTGAAAGGTACTATTTGTCACAAAGCAACTGTAGGAACAAGGACATACTTTACAAATGACCTTATTTAATACTCCGTGACTCATTTGTTATGCAGTTTTCATAACATAAAGGACATCACAAATGAGTCTTTAAATAAAGCTCTTAAATTTAAACATAACTCTTTCTGTAAAGTTTTCTTATTGTTTCTAGGTATGTTTTGATTTTTTGGGTTACCTTGCCTAGAAATTGTTTATAACTAATATTAACACTTTTCACTGGTCATTGATCACTTTCCCATTAAACTGGGAAACCTGAAATCAAACCTATTGGGTGGCCTTTACCTATCAGTATCACTCAGCATATTTTACAAAATTTGTGAATCAGGTGAGATAGAGAATCAACCAAGCTGTCCTGGCCCCCACAGAGAAATCAAAACCATTACTGGTTACATTCAAATTAAAATGGGAAGCTGAGAAGCTGACACTAAGGCACTAATCTACAATAACATAAGCAAAATGTAGGCTTTCTTGTATTATCAATCACAGATTTCAAATGGTTTTGACTAAGAATCAGGGACAACACTCTAAGCAAATTACACCCACAAAGATCTAATCATCACCCATTTTCTATATGTGGAAGGctgaatattgaaataaatcaTTCTTCCGATTCTCAGACCAAGTATTTTAAAGCTTGTGGTTGTGCTTTAAGGCCCTCCAGTCACCAACTCTGGAGCAGTAACAAATCCGGAACACCAGAG
This genomic interval carries:
- the FGFR1OP2 gene encoding FGFR1 oncogene partner 2 isoform X1, giving the protein MSCTIEKALADAKALVERLREHDSAAEALIEQTTDLNKRVEAMKQYQEEIQELNEVARHRPRSSLVLGIQQENRQIRELQQENKELRTSLEEHQCALELIMSKYREQMFRLLMASKKDDPGIIMKLKEQHSKELQVHVDQITEMAAVMRKAIEIDEQQGCKEQERIFQLEQENKGLREILQITRESFLNLKEDASESTSLSALVTNSDLSLRKN
- the FGFR1OP2 gene encoding FGFR1 oncogene partner 2 isoform X2 codes for the protein MSCTIEKALADAKALVERLREHDSAAEALIEQTTDLNKRVEAMKQYQEEIQELNEVARHRPRSSLVLGIQQENRQIRELQQENKELRTSLEEHQCALELIMSKYREQMFRLLMASKKDDPGIIMKLKEQHSKELQVHVDQITEMAAVMRKAIEIDEQQGCKEQERIFQLEENKGLREILQITRESFLNLKEDASESTSLSALVTNSDLSLRKN